Within the Hevea brasiliensis isolate MT/VB/25A 57/8 chromosome 2, ASM3005281v1, whole genome shotgun sequence genome, the region tattaacaataataattattttattattttatctatatttttgaaattatttaattatcttaaaaaaataattattttcttatttcaataataaaataaatgatataatataaaagattaataattatatatttatttaaataatataatatattaatttaataattatatatttaatttaataataaaataaataatataatataataaatttataaatttatatttatttaaataataaaataaattaaattatatgatatatacccttattagtcatttcacatattaacagcaacagctaaatataattttaccaaacacttaatataaaacagctatcatcagttatcagctatcagttgtattcaacagttaatctAAATAGGCCTGTAATAAATAGTAGTGGACATGGGCCACAAGTCATGAATTCCAACGGCCCTGGGGCTGGTTGCTTTATTTAGTCACGCACGTCTCTGATGAGCTTGTGTTACTGCACAAAATATCATTCGACAAAATTGAAGTTCCATAAACAATAATActtgggttttaggtttggtggTTGCTTTATTTAGTCACGCACGTCTCTGATGAGCTTGTGTTACTGCACAAAATATCATTCGACAAAATTGAAGTTCCATAAACAATAATACTTGGGTTTTAGGTTTGGCATTTAATTGCCCCAGGGCCGTTGGAATTCATGACTTGTGGCCCATGTCCACCACTATTTATGTGGACAGTGTTTGTCAAAGCACTTCTGTCTGTCCAAAATTGTCACGAGGACTTGCATTCATATAACGGCAATCACAGGCTGTCATACTAGTAGGAAACTGACCCAAACGAGCGTCGTATCACAAGAATCTTAGTTAACGGTGACCAAGAGATCTAATTCTCAAATTCCTCTTCAAGACAAAATTAGCCTAACTATTTTCTTTTGGAATTTTCTTCACCTtatccacacacacacacacagatccTCACACTCAACCACACCAACCTTAACCCCACCTTCTGTATTTTCCCTTTCAAGATCTTctccaagtttccaattttaacaattcagattctcaaatctcaaaatctgTGCTAGTTTAGCAGCAACAGCCAATCTCCATTACCCCTTTGCTGCAGTTCCAAGATCACTTAGCTGCGAAGAGATTTCCCgccaaatttcctttttgaattagtCTCCTCAAAGGTATTGGTACTAGCAAAACTGAAGAGGTTTTCTGAGAAAGAGAGCATTCTTTTGGGTTATAGCCCTCAAAGATCCTCTATGAACCATCCAATTTCTTCTCCAAAAAGCCCCTGTAGAAACTCATCAGATATTGATTTCAATGATGTGTTCGGTGGCCCTCCAAGGCGACCGTCAATTCAGGAGGTGCGACACGGCTTTAGTGAAAGTAAAGATTCATATGCATTAAGGAGTGATGAGGAAACAAGTTCATATCGCCCTCGGTGGTCTGGTCTGAGCGAGAAGCCTGTCTTTGGAGAGGAAGGGTTTAGTAGAAGGCGATATACAAGTGATGACTTCTTTGATGATATTTTTAAAGGCAATGAGTATTCCACTTCTTCTCCAAGGAAGAACAATCGAGATCCATTCTCTTCCGCTCCAGGTTCGAGAGTTTTAAGTCCTGTTCATCCCCTGCCACCAAGGGCTGAGCCCTTTGCGAGTTCATCAGTGCCAGCACAATTCAGGTTTTGGGTTTACTTCTACATACTGATTGCTTATTACTACATCATAGAGCTTGAAGCTTAATTTACCAGATTGTTCCAATCATTTGGCTGGCTTTTCAATGGGGAATATACAATACTCATTAAGAATGTTTCTCAGCTCTAAATGTTGTCTGGTGGTTCTTCTTATTTGCGTACCTATATAATTAAAATgtcctaatttttcttgattgTCAACTTTTATTTAATTTCCATATTAGTATAAATCATTTTAGCTGATTTTTGCGTGAATTCCAAAGGCTTATATCAATTTTTGATAACTTTTGCAGCCTCCCTGCCAAACTAATTAAAGGGAAAGACTTGCCAACTTTTGGATCCAGTGCCCGTAATCATCACAGAAATAAGGATGGTACCTCAACTGGAATAAGCTTTTATTCATATTCTCCTGTGTCTAGATTTTCAAGCAAAGCAAATCAAGCTCAGGGGCCGTTGAGAAATGATGTTTTTTTCCAGAGCTCTTTATCGCAGGCGCAATCTCTTAGCATTGAAGAGTCATTAAACATTGTGAAACCTAATGAAATGGACGAAGGCAATGATTTGAAAATTGATTCAAATTGTTCTGAAGGTCCAAGCATAGGTAACCAGTTCCACTTCTCTATTTACAAATGGGCAAGTAAAGGGATACCACTAGCATTGCCTCTTGGAGGGGGAAATAGTTCAAAATGGAAAGAGAAGTTTAAATTTGAGAGGAGTTCAAGTGCTTCTGGACGGATAGCATGTGAAGGTATGGCAAAGGAATTACCGACAGTGATTCCTCAGGATATCGATTGCCTCTCATCCAATATTAGCACATCGTCAGATGCTAAGTCCTCTGAGATTGAATTTGATAAAAAAGAGAATGGCTCCCTTTTCAATAGAAGGACCCTTAGAAAATTAGAACAAGTGCAGAATCTTGAGGAGGCAATTCTTCCTAAATCTGTCTCCGAAGTCCCAAGCACTCATCATGAAGATGGTCCTGGTAATGTTATCTTTCAGAATTCAAATAAAGAAACAAAACCTCGTTCTGTTCTTGGTACGGGCTTTTCTGGAAAAATAGAGAAGAAATTTTCTGTGGCTACACAAGAAGCTCCCAAGTCTGAGTCAAAGACACTACGTtctctgttgataggtaatgctTATGAAAATGGCCAATAGTTTTCTAGATCAAGAGTATCGCTTCTCATGTAAAGTCTCAAATGTTACGTTTATTACTTATGCAGCCACCGATGAGATGACTACCAAAAATGAATTAAAGGAAAGCAAGGTGAAAAGCATCAAAAAGTCAGTAGCAGGA harbors:
- the LOC110640058 gene encoding J domain-containing protein required for chloroplast accumulation response 1 produces the protein MNHPISSPKSPCRNSSDIDFNDVFGGPPRRPSIQEVRHGFSESKDSYALRSDEETSSYRPRWSGLSEKPVFGEEGFSRRRYTSDDFFDDIFKGNEYSTSSPRKNNRDPFSSAPGSRVLSPVHPLPPRAEPFASSSVPAQFSLPAKLIKGKDLPTFGSSARNHHRNKDGTSTGISFYSYSPVSRFSSKANQAQGPLRNDVFFQSSLSQAQSLSIEESLNIVKPNEMDEGNDLKIDSNCSEGPSIGNQFHFSIYKWASKGIPLALPLGGGNSSKWKEKFKFERSSSASGRIACEGMAKELPTVIPQDIDCLSSNISTSSDAKSSEIEFDKKENGSLFNRRTLRKLEQVQNLEEAILPKSVSEVPSTHHEDGPGNVIFQNSNKETKPRSVLGTGFSGKIEKKFSVATQEAPKSESKTLRSLLIATDEMTTKNELKESKVKSIKKSVAGFDVSEKVKKRDGKGVILNSEVMVKTNLQGSSMNSRDSLAKNQGKGKVREFVKIFNQEASNKPKFNVGSQTRSSRWKERGKFKTEDDASVTSTQVDEFLMLLEKQHSDTRNNNHKSMEISSGLEDRSAPTAGPISDGSEAIAGDPDDSFQGNILIKELPRDGDELPQVGDNQEDIQVINAKIWKWSNGKEGSIRSLLSTLQYVLWPESGWKPVPLVDIIEGNAVKRSYQKALLSLHPDKLQQKGAASHQKYIAEKVFDILQEAWTHFNSLDPV